AGGGATGATTTGGTTCATACATTGGCACACTACACCCAAACCAATGTCTGCATGTCCTTTCAAGTCCTCCAAGCACCACGTTCAGAGGTTCAGAGGTTGTGGGGGTTTGGGCTGGTTTGGGTTTGGTTGATTGGTTTTCCTTTCAATGGACCACTGGAAAAATCAGAGAGACCACCAAAGAGCGGACCACCAGCGGCTGCAGAGGTGGCGAAGCTTCTGAAGGACTTGAAAAGCCGTCATCAAACTCTGGGCAGATTTCTCACGCTTGCCTTGGCCCTACAAACGTTTATAGGTACCAAGAAGAGCTTTGCAATTCGGGCAATAGTGATCGACATCCTGAAGGGCGTCCACACAGAAGGGAATGAAGCAGCAGCCGGCTATACAtctggaagaaaaggaaacaaagtctTAGTTCATCAGCGCAAGGAGTCTTCCTACAGGCTCTCAGATATAAACTATAAAGAGCAGAGACTGCCTCTATCAGTTTCTCTGTAGAGCCCTAGAAGAGCATCATCTATAAAACTTTGCTTGTGTCACAGTTCTCTTTAGCAGTCTACTGAACCCTGCTGACCCTGAGAAGgctcattcttttgtttttagttatttaattttttctcagttACTTGTAGAAATAGtttttgacaattaaaaaaaaaaacaccttaccttccatcttagaatcaatactgtgtattggctccaaggcagaagagtggtcagggctaggcaaagggggtcaagtgacttgcccagggtcacacagctgggaagtgtctgaggccagatttgaacgtaggactcctctctgggtctggctctcaatccagtgagccacctcgCTGGTCCTGACAacagttttctgacattttaggatttagatggtctctttccctcccttccctgaggCAGCAAATGCTTTCCTGCAATACATTTCCACATTGCTCATGTCATgagagaagacacatatcacacatacgaTAAAAAgctcaggaaggaaagaaagcattAGACAGCATGTTTGCTCTGAAATCAGACTCCAACACTTCCCTCTTTGGCTGTGGACAGCATTTTCCTCCTGAGCTCCTTGTGCTCAtcttggaaatatgttttgctcataatggtttagtccttcacagttgatcaaataatatttctgttactgtatacattgttctcctggttctactcacttcactgcCCCCATTCGTATATATTTaggcattttaaaacattattctctGGGGCAGCTggtaacacagtggataagaGGCAAGAGGTCccacattcaaatctgacctcagacacttcttagctgtgtgaccctgagcaggtcacttaacatcAAGTTCCCAGCCTTTATTgtttcttccaccttggaaccaatatgtgtatcaattctaaaacagaagataagagtttaaaaaaaaaaaagaatacttgtaCACCCAACCCAAAAGGACTGTCATGAAATTTAAGGAGACTAtaacaagaaaaccccatgtaAATCTAAgaagttataaataaaaataattatacccACTACAGTAAATATTGATTAGGAAGTAGAGTTCTGATTTCCTTCAATTATCTAGAAAGAATCTGACCAAAACAAACGTCTCTTAATTAACTTTAGTGTTCATGTGTCTTTGTCAATTTTCTTAAGGGTATAATTTGGCTAATAAACTCTTCAAGGTTAAAACTGAATATGTGGGTCCATTGTTTTGCATTTTCCTACTTTCTGAGATAAAAACAGTCTTTGATGCTGAGGCTCAAAAGGGATGTTTAGCATTTTCTTCCTAAGGAATTCAAAACATGTAATCAACAGTATAGTGTGAGTGGGTGGAAGGAATACTGGACTGGGGCCAGGAAATGTGGTCTCAgtggtgtgtatatgtgtgtgtgagagggagagacagagactgacagacacacagacagacagacactcaggcaggcagagagacagCTTTTGACAGAGAAAGTAAACTGTGTCTCCCCTGGACATGGATGAAGAGatactgttcatatcctttactTGGctcataaagaataaagaaaactgTATTTTCCATACTAGTATAGATGAGATGTTTAGGGCTTTTTGAAGGAAAGGTGCAAGGATCATTCATTTACAAGAAGGAAAACTGAAATATGAGGTAACTTAAGCTATAAATGGCCCAACATCACTCCAGTTTCACATGTAGCCAAGATTTAAATGATACTTTTACCTGCTTTGGGAGTAGGAGCAAACTATGCCTTTTCAAAATATTCTCACAAATCAGTCAtgagtcacttgcccagagtcatacaactaggaagtgtctgaggccaaatttgaaccgaggTCCTCCCGATtccagcctggcactctatccactctgctccccatttggggtttttccagctcaattgacagatgaggaaactgagacaaacaaggttaagagacttgcccaggatcacaaagctgctaagtgtccaaggctggatttgaattcaggaagaggagtctttcccACTTCAGGCCTGGCCCTCTCTGCACTttggcacctagctgccctatacaAAATAGAGtcagtgttgtttttttaagttcacagacccccACGTCAGGAAGCCTTGCCTAAGGATAAGACTCAGCATAACAGAAAGCTGCTGCAATATTTGTTTACTCATGTAGTTAACTAACTTTACCATAAGAGCAAAGGAAATTATGAAATCCAACTTTGCTGGTTATTTCATTTCTGAAGAGGAATAAATGTGCTAGATAGGTATGTAGCAAGGGTGGCCAAGAGAACCCCAGAAAAGGGCCCCCAAACCCTCCTGGCCCAGCTACATCCATCTCCAGACTCTCCTGGTCACTCCCGCCAGCACCTTGGTTTCCTGTGATAAGCCACTAGAAGTGTGTCAACTCACCCCAATAAGCAAAGGCTGCCGCACGAAAGCCAGGTTAGGGCGCCTGCGTTATAGGAGAGACTGGTCACTATCATCTTGTTACACGAAGGACAGCACATCTGGACGGGGCGGTCAAAAAAGGAGACGGGCTGCTGCACGTACACAGTCTGAACCGCAActgattagagagagagaaatgcttTTTAGATGGTCCCCGTCAACAGTCACAGCTTCATGTTTGCCAGCCACAGTTAAAAAACAGCTCGTCACCCCACTGGCTTGAGTCTCTATACTCAATTCTCAGCCACTTGGGGAttggggctggggtggggggtggggcacAAATGTTAGGATGATTCCCAACTGGGAGATAGAAAATGTGGCCGAGAATGATACGATCAGAGGAGAGAGTGGAAGTGACCCAACCTGAACTGGGGCCCTTTGACTCCAAACCTAGAGTTCTTTCCATCACACCTCAAGAAGAGGGAATGATTTGACTACAAGGAGGTGGGGGAAATAGACGACTAATCAAAATAATAGTCCTAGCATCGAAAACCAAGAGTTAGAGATCTCCGAGGCCATTCCTGTAACCCCCTCAGAAGCCAATTCTACTGAAATAGTGATCAATATCAATATGCAAAATAGGTTGCTGCTGTTactgttgtccagtcatttcagcaGTGTCCAGCTCCTTATGACCCCACTgagggtgttcttggcaaagatacttggacTAATaggccatttccttcaccagcgtGTTATTAccgatgagggaactgaggcaaacagagacatTAAGTGAGCTAGTTATTGACTATGATGTTGTCAATAAGCACTAATGAGTCTATAATAGGGTCTTGGCCCCAGGAGACAATTATGGATATTTAGGTGTGCGTGatttatgttaaaaaattttCATGTAATTTTAAGAGGCTATAGAAATACAATGAATTCTTCCACTTTTTGCTGCTCCTATGCAAGGTCAATTGGTGATTAACAAAAGGCAAAGTAGTAGACTAAGCAATCAAACTTATTGACATTTACCTAAATAATCCAAGTCATAGATCaaacaccccacccccacccccacccccacccccttgtcAGCTCAGAGCACTTTAGGTCTGAGCTGGGGAAAGGATGACCTGAGTGTTAAAATGCTGGAAGTGATTTCCTAAACCGAGAAGCAGGCAAAAAGGGAAACTTTACATACCTTTTTGGCTTTGGTTCAAATTTTTAATCAAATGGAAATCTCTGAAGAAGaatccattttctcctttctccccatcccaagagacttttcattttttttttttgctgccaaGGTAAATGCGTTGTAACTAACACCAATCATTGTCGGGAAACTCTTTCCTTGGCATTTTGATGTCCAATGTATATaattcttagttgtgtgactcccccacccccacccccagcaagTCGTTTAACCTCTggttgcctgacaaaaggatccattgcagaaggaaatggcaaacctctccagtacccttgccaagaaaatcccagggaCAGCTATCGGCCATCCGCAGGATCATAAAGAGCTGGGGCGTGACGGAACGAGAAGCTGTACGGGGCATAGGATCACAAACCTCAGATCACAACTCCTAAAACTAAAAGGTCAAAACAATAATGGAGATAAATCTCTCTGAAAAGGAGTCAATCAAAAACTATTTGGCTTTCTTGATGTTTAGGATAATGAGATAACAAATATAGAATCAGGTATCTCCAGgcgatttttttttttaattataagaaCTATTTAGCAATAATACcggatttatataatttttttaaaggaacacaCAGAAGGGAAAAGTACATATGGGCAACAGTCGTGGCTTAAAATAACAAAATCGGTTTCCTGCTCCCTTTGAAGGATGCGGTACAGCATAGTGGTTAGAGGgccagcctggaatcaggaagactaggtTTAGCGCCTGCCTCTAAACACACACTAGCTGTCAGCCACGCCAGTGAAACCTCTCCAGGGTTCCCCggcaattctttaaaattaaaacttgCCAGTCTATCTATGGAAGGCGTTTCCGTACTGGACGTCGGCTCCCCCCCAGAGGATTCATTTTAGACTCCAGAggtaaaggagaaggaaagggagctTAAGCGAAGGCACCCAGACTGATCCTGAGCTAAAACACGACGGCTCCCCTCCGTGCTTTCTTTACAGGGCCCCTCTAACTGCCGTCCCCACCCCGAAAACCAGCCCGGCCCCTCCAGCGGCAGGTTTTGCCCTGGTGATGGGCTGCTTGATCAGCCTGGTTTACCGTAAGGAGAGATGCTCCCTCTGCCCTACAGTCAATAGGATGCTAACATGGACTTCTCGGCAACAGCGACAACTCACAGTCAGAGACCCTACCCATAGGCATAAACAAAgaagatttccttttctttttttaacccttaccttttgtcttggaattaaaCATTGGCTTCGAGGCAGAACAGTATGGGCTAGACACTTGGGGGTGACCCAGCCAAGATGTGacggaggccaaatttgaacctaggtcctcccatctccaacaaagccactcagctgcccccacatcAGACTCCTTAAGATTCTTTTTAACAGTTATTTCTAACATTCCGGGATAGATTGGCCACTCTCCCCCATCATGGAACCCTGCATGCTTATTCTGTGTCTATCCTGTATCTTTTCAGTCCCCTCCAACAGACTATGAGAAGCTCTTTGGGGGCAGGGATGTGGGGGCCCCGGGGTCTGGCACGGGTGgctgttgttcagtcgtgtctgactcttcatgagagcgttcttggcaaggacactagTGTGGTTTGTCACGTCCCTCTCCAGCctcattttagatgaggaaagaggcaagcagagtgaagtgacttgcccagggtcacagagccggGGAGCCGCGTCTCTGTGCACCCTGGGACCTCGCTGCCCGGCGGGCGCTTCAAGGCTCGGACACACGCTGCACCTGCAGGCTAAGGGAGACCCGCCAGGGCTGCCACAAAGAGGAGAAGCTCATCACTTACTTGCATTAGGGTTAGGAACTGGCAGAGGCTGAGTATAGTAGGCAGGAGGATTCATGCCCTTCCCGTCGGCCCCGGGCACCACTCCTGGCACGGGCCCAGGGGGCGGAGTAGGATAATAACTATTGATCGCCATCGTCTCTTCGTAGGTAGGAGGCGCTGTTGGAGCAGATGCTCCTCCTGGAACAGCATTATGTGGTCCTGGAGTGGTCATTTTatctaaaacaaaatagaaaaagttactcttttagtcaacaaacatttattccatGACCACCGGGGCGAGGCTCTGGGCTGAAGGGGCCGAGGTAAGGCCTTTCCCCTGGTTTTGCCGCtccgctcccctcccctccttggggTCGGCCTCCATGCCTCCGCTCTTCCCTCCTCATGCCCTTCTCTTGCTTAGTCAAGTGGGAACAGGGATATGGAttggacctgggatttcagggATACAGAGGAACTCCTCGATGAGGAAACtccctgcaatttatagtcttgggGAACTCCTGGAGACCGGAGGGATGGATGGATCCAACAGGTCAGAAGCAGGTCTTGAAACTAGGTTTTTTAGACTCAGAGGTCTGCTCTCCATCCACAATATCTTAATAATAAGTTTAtttgggcagtgaggtggtgcagtagataaaatgccagacctggagtcagaagattcgtgttcccaagttcaaatccagcctccagacatttattgactgtgtgaccttgggtaagtcacttaaccctgtctgcctcagtctcctcatctgtaaaatggagatgggaatggcaaaccactctagtacctctgccaagaaaaccccaaatggggtcaccaagagtcagaaatgaccaAAACGACTGAACAAAATGCTACATGTTGTTCTAGGCAAAAATGTCCCTTTGCTCAAGGAGCTTAGGAAAGCCCCAGGGGCTCCTATATTGTTTTACttttagaatcaaatacaaactcctctgttgaGCACTTGAAATTCTTCACCAGGTAGTTCCCATTTGTCTGTGTTTCTAGGTTTAGAATACATTATTTCCCCTCCCTCACTCTAGGGTCCAAAGGGGTCTTCTTACTGCTCCTCACACCATCCTGCCTCCCAACTCGGGACCCTTTCCATCGTCTGTCCATGCCCGTTAGACATTCCCTCTCTCACCCCTGCTGCTTTCTTACAATTCCTCCTTTCCAGCAGCTCTGGCAGCACCAGCCACACGAGGCCTCTCCTGACCCCTCCAGGTGCTGCTGCCTTGGCCCCCCAAACCATATtgggtttactttgtatatatttgtaagtaTTCGTGCCGTCATTTTAGATGTACACATGCTGTTAATTCACCAGCCCCAGCTCCACTGGATCTGTCAAGGACCGattcatttttgtgttttcttctccagGATTAACACTCTACATCCTCGGTGTTCATTTAATGCATCCCTGCTGACTCACAGAACAGCAATTTTGGAGAATAGAGTTCAGTCTTGCCTTAGGAGATGGCTCAAATGCTTTCCTAATGATCCCTCCAGACCATGTGAGAAAGCTGGGTGAAGAAAATGGCCCAAATTAACCGTCATCTAACTTAAAAGGCCAAGGGGAAATGCCAATCAAAGCTTTATATAAATaccttttttctttgcttcagtgATTAGCCAATATTTAATCCTTCTTTAAACTATTTAGAAACTTTTAGCTCCACTGAAGTTCCCATTTACACTACTCTAACATCACTAGCAAACAAAGTCATTGGTTAATAAAATTATAGTTTAGTAAACACAAgggtataatttctttttaaaaattaacttctaaaactttcttaatttttagaaGGAAATACAAATGTATCCAGCACTCACGCTCCTctttgaggaagaaggaaagagcattttctttttttcaagcaAACCAGGTGGCTAGAATTACACTTTGTAAACAGGGTGTGTTCCTGTCCACAGCTTTGTTAGCTGAACCATAAAGTAGCTTGAATAGTAGACAGTACCATCCTTTGtgtgcctaaaaaaaaaaaatttgggcaGGGCCTACCTGGTTAAAAGAAATATTCTGTATCTTCCCTCAAGTGGAAGTCAATAAAAAATGTGTGAGTGAGATCTTCCATGG
The window above is part of the Monodelphis domestica isolate mMonDom1 chromosome 7, mMonDom1.pri, whole genome shotgun sequence genome. Proteins encoded here:
- the LITAF gene encoding lipopolysaccharide-induced tumor necrosis factor-alpha factor isoform X1: MESEMDWESEEPNKSLTLLLIPLVILDKMTTPGPHNAVPGGASAPTAPPTYEETMAINSYYPTPPPGPVPGVVPGADGKGMNPPAYYTQPLPVPNPNAIAVQTVYVQQPVSFFDRPVQMCCPSCNKMIVTSLSYNAGALTWLSCGSLCLLGCIAGCCFIPFCVDALQDVDHYCPNCKALLGTYKRL
- the LITAF gene encoding lipopolysaccharide-induced tumor necrosis factor-alpha factor isoform X3, which encodes MLEITVKKNLKESDVGAAEWLCWRWEDLGSNLASVTSWLGHPQVSSPYCSASKPMFNSKTKVAVQTVYVQQPVSFFDRPVQMCCPSCNKMIVTSLSYNAGALTWLSCGSLCLLGCIAGCCFIPFCVDALQDVDHYCPNCKALLGTYKRL
- the LITAF gene encoding lipopolysaccharide-induced tumor necrosis factor-alpha factor isoform X2; translation: MTTPGPHNAVPGGASAPTAPPTYEETMAINSYYPTPPPGPVPGVVPGADGKGMNPPAYYTQPLPVPNPNAIAVQTVYVQQPVSFFDRPVQMCCPSCNKMIVTSLSYNAGALTWLSCGSLCLLGCIAGCCFIPFCVDALQDVDHYCPNCKALLGTYKRL